Sequence from the Miscanthus floridulus cultivar M001 chromosome 16, ASM1932011v1, whole genome shotgun sequence genome:
GGCACACGATCAACAAGCCCAAGAACACGGCACATCTCGAATCCCTTGTAGAAGGCATATATGTTCCCCAGATTGCCTCCCGGCACAATCACCCAATCCGGCACCTCCCAATCGAACTGCTGCAGTATCTCAATGGCCGCTGTCTTCTGCCCCTCAAGCCGGAGGGAATTGAGCGAATTGGCAAGGTAGATAGGCAGCTCGGCAGTCACCTCCCTGATGAGCCGCATGCATCCGTCGAAGTCGGTGTCGAGCGAGAGCACGGTGGCGCCGTTGGCGATGGGCTGGATGAGCTGCTCCAGCGAGATGCGATTGGCAGGGAGGAAGACAATGGCCGGGATCCCCGCGGCGGCGCAGTAGGCGGAGAGCGCGGCGGAGGTGTCCCCCGTGGACGCGCACCCGACGCCGGCGATGGGGCGCGAGAGCGGCGCGCGGCGGAGGCGGTTGACCTGGCTGACGAGTACGGTCATGCCGAGGTCCTTGAAGGAGCCCGTGTGGGAGATGCCGCAGTGCTTGACCCAGAGGTCGTTCATCCCGCCGAGGTGGTCGCAGCCGAGGCGCTCGGCCCAGAAGAGGTTGGAGTTGCCCTCGAAGAGGGAGACGATGTGGTCGGGCTCGATCTCGGGGAGCACGAACTCCTTCTTGGACCAGACGCCGGAGCCGTAGGGCCAGGTGGTGCGGCCGACGCGGGAGTCGAAGAGGTCGCGCCAGTAGGCGCCCGAGAAGCGGGCCAGCGCCTCCATGTCGTGGCGCACGTCGAGGAGCCCGCCCGAGCTGGAGCGGTAGACGATCTCGTCCAGGGAGTAGCGCTCGTTGGGGTCGCCGTTCGGGGCCGGCGGGAAGGGCTCGTACCACGCGGAGAGGCCCTGCTTTGGGGCCGGGTGCCGCGCCGCCTCCTCGCGGATGTTCTCATCCGCCGCGCGCCGGTGCTTGGTGGTGACCGCAGGGGCGGCGGCGTCGGTGGCGCAGCAGCGGACGCGGCGGGCTGCCGGGTGGACCTGGAGGTGGTGGCTTGGGGTGGCGGAGCGCGACTGGGGGTGGGATAGGAGGAACGACATGGAGGCGGCGTGGGTCGTCGCCGCCATGGTGGGGAAAAAGCTGGCGGCGGCGGAGTGGGATTAGGGGAGGGGACTGATGAGTGATGAGTGACGTGGATGGGAGGGTTTAAGGAATGTGGATCTGTGGAatcgtgtttttttttttctactTTTGAGTGGTGGGGTTGGTGGAAAGCTGGACGTGTCCGCGAACGGTGGAGAAGCACACAAAACAACAATTATAGGGAAACTAAACTAGTTTTATTTCTTTCTATGGTATATATATGAATCTTGCTAATCACAATGAAGTATTTCCACGTATATATAGTCCGAACAGGTCAGCTTAGTAATCGTCGGCCACGTAGCAAGTGGATTATGATTAGGACTCTTCGTGTTCTTCCTATTCCCTCTATCCTGAAATACAAAGGATCTCTAaggtttaaaattttaaaatttgtatCAAAATATAAGGTATTCCATCCTGAAATAAGTACATTCTAGAGTCCTTTTGTAATAAACATAACTGACAGAGTTGGAGACAGATTTTTGGATCAAACGGTCCAGTCGGCAGTGGCAATTAGCAGACTGTCAAGGGAAAAACCTGGCAATGCATACCTTGATCTTGATGCACAAACATATACCAGGATAATCAACATGAACTAAAACATGAGATCATAGCTTCAGAACAGTTCTCTGAATAGAGTGTTGAA
This genomic interval carries:
- the LOC136511702 gene encoding threonine synthase, chloroplastic-like, which codes for MAATTHAASMSFLLSHPQSRSATPSHHLQVHPAARRVRCCATDAAAPAVTTKHRRAADENIREEAARHPAPKQGLSAWYEPFPPAPNGDPNERYSLDEIVYRSSSGGLLDVRHDMEALARFSGAYWRDLFDSRVGRTTWPYGSGVWSKKEFVLPEIEPDHIVSLFEGNSNLFWAERLGCDHLGGMNDLWVKHCGISHTGSFKDLGMTVLVSQVNRLRRAPLSRPIAGVGCASTGDTSAALSAYCAAAGIPAIVFLPANRISLEQLIQPIANGATVLSLDTDFDGCMRLIREVTAELPIYLANSLNSLRLEGQKTAAIEILQQFDWEVPDWVIVPGGNLGNIYAFYKGFEMCRVLGLVDRVPRLVCAQAANANPLYGYYKSGWTEFQPQVARPTFASAIQIGDPVSVDRAVVALKATNGIVEEATEEELMNAMSLADRTGMFACPHTGVALAALFKLRDQRIIGSNDRTVVVSTAHGLKFSQSKIDYHDSQIEDMACKYSNPPVSVKADFGAVMDVLKKRLKAIFGFPHTTS